A genomic segment from Cyanobium sp. NIES-981 encodes:
- the cysT gene encoding sulfate ABC transporter permease subunit CysT yields the protein MAPALLARRRGFAWPRWLQLSWSWRITWLGLSLVLFLPLGALALKAAAVGPSQFWQLATTPEALATYRISFGLALLAALVNGVFGVVIAWALVRCAFPGRRLLDSLIDLPFALPTAVAGLALAAIYSSNGWLGAPLQALFGLKVSFTWLGVAIAMVFISLPFVVRSVEPVLEALEHDQEEAAWCLGATPRQTLRKVVLPQLMPAILAGVAQGYSRAVGEYGSVVMISSNVPFQDLITPTLIIQKLEEYDFASATVIGMVMLLFSLLSLLLINGLQVWGRHWEANPARSV from the coding sequence ATGGCTCCTGCGCTCCTGGCCCGCCGCCGGGGCTTCGCCTGGCCGCGCTGGCTGCAGCTCAGCTGGTCGTGGCGGATCACCTGGCTCGGCCTCAGCCTGGTGCTGTTTCTGCCTCTCGGGGCCCTGGCCCTCAAGGCGGCGGCGGTGGGGCCCAGCCAGTTCTGGCAGCTGGCCACCACGCCGGAGGCCCTGGCCACCTACCGGATCAGCTTCGGGCTGGCGCTGCTGGCCGCCCTGGTCAACGGCGTGTTCGGCGTGGTGATCGCCTGGGCCCTGGTGCGCTGCGCCTTCCCCGGCCGGCGCCTGCTGGATTCCCTGATCGATCTCCCCTTTGCCCTGCCCACGGCCGTGGCGGGCCTGGCCCTGGCCGCGATCTACAGCAGCAACGGCTGGCTGGGGGCTCCGCTGCAGGCCCTGTTCGGCCTCAAGGTGTCGTTCACCTGGCTGGGGGTGGCCATCGCCATGGTGTTCATCTCCCTGCCCTTCGTGGTGCGCAGCGTGGAGCCGGTGCTGGAGGCGCTGGAACACGATCAGGAGGAGGCCGCCTGGTGCCTCGGCGCCACCCCCCGCCAGACCCTGCGCAAGGTGGTGCTGCCCCAGCTGATGCCGGCGATCCTGGCCGGCGTGGCCCAGGGCTACAGCCGCGCCGTGGGCGAATACGGCTCGGTGGTGATGATCTCCTCCAACGTGCCCTTCCAGGATCTGATCACCCCCACCCTGATCATCCAGAAGCTGGAGGAGTACGACTTCGCCTCCGCCACGGTGATCGGCATGGTGATGCTGCTGTTCTCCCTGCTGAGCCTGCTGCTGATCAACGGCCTGCAGGTGTGGGGGCGCCACTGGGAAGCCAACCCTGCCCGGAGCGTCTGA
- a CDS encoding fructokinase, translating to MPFSSTDTGQPGLKDRASGVVDFAEAFRRSDDASTAATPASLTERLLPEVSGTFWLRVSSQALADTTRSQVLQMVLQRALPAGVSVALDVDWQPPRWGLPENAPPTAEVMRRFRPLAQSAQLIRCTADEAECFFSSDDPSTMHRQMAQKPAVLVRQRDGALAWCIGGRQGRIAPELLQGESGFLAHLLENLCAHPALLGNAGPGIDAIADPDQLAEQLLAAAAAAQP from the coding sequence ATGCCTTTCTCCAGCACCGACACCGGCCAGCCCGGCCTCAAGGACCGCGCCAGCGGCGTGGTCGACTTCGCCGAGGCGTTCCGTCGGAGTGACGACGCCTCCACTGCGGCCACACCGGCCAGCCTCACCGAACGGCTGCTGCCTGAGGTGAGCGGCACGTTCTGGCTGCGGGTGAGCAGCCAGGCCCTGGCCGACACCACGCGCAGCCAGGTGCTTCAGATGGTGCTGCAGCGTGCCCTCCCCGCCGGGGTGTCCGTCGCCCTGGACGTGGACTGGCAACCGCCGCGCTGGGGACTGCCTGAGAACGCTCCGCCCACCGCCGAGGTGATGCGGCGATTCAGGCCCCTGGCGCAGAGCGCCCAGCTGATCCGCTGCACGGCCGATGAAGCCGAGTGCTTTTTCTCCAGCGACGATCCCAGCACCATGCATCGGCAGATGGCCCAGAAGCCGGCGGTGCTGGTGCGCCAGCGCGACGGTGCCCTGGCCTGGTGCATCGGCGGCCGCCAGGGGCGTATCGCGCCCGAACTGCTGCAGGGCGAGAGCGGCTTTCTGGCCCACCTGCTGGAGAACCTCTGCGCCCACCCGGCCCTGCTCGGCAATGCGGGCCCGGGCATCGACGCCATCGCCGATCCCGATCAGCTGGCGGAGCAGCTGCTGGCGGCGGCCGCGGCAGCCCAGCCGTGA
- a CDS encoding sulfate ABC transporter substrate-binding protein, with the protein MSPCAGGRSWPPPPSCFWPAAAVRARAPAAPIRPASSWPVFCFQEDWKQKTGQELEIKTSYGGSGSQTRAVIDGLDADVVTLALSADVFKLEEAGLIEAGWQQELPNSSIITNSAVAFLTRPGNPRGITGWSDLAKPGVTVVTANPKTSGGARWNFLGLWGSITQTGGSPQQAEAYVTSVYSKVDNLPKDAREASDVFLKRGQGDVLLNYENEAILATRSDGLRDPFVVPELNIRIEGPVAVVDRNVNRKGTREAAEALAAYLFSEEAQTIFAEEGFRPTSPTVWARVKDRFAPVKRFFSVQDFGGWSQVNEEFFGKGGLWDRLFARTR; encoded by the coding sequence TTGTCCCCCTGCGCCGGCGGGCGCTCCTGGCCGCCGCCGCCCTCGTGCTTCTGGCCGGCTGCGGCAGTGCGGGCCCGGGCTCCCGCGGCCCCGATCCGGCCCGCCAGCTCCTGGCCGGTCTTCTGCTTCCAGGAGGACTGGAAGCAGAAGACCGGCCAGGAGCTGGAGATCAAGACCAGCTACGGCGGCTCCGGTTCCCAGACCCGGGCCGTGATCGACGGCCTCGATGCCGATGTGGTGACGCTGGCCCTCTCCGCCGATGTGTTCAAACTGGAGGAGGCCGGCTTGATCGAGGCCGGCTGGCAGCAGGAGCTGCCCAACAGCAGCATCATCACCAACTCCGCCGTGGCCTTCCTCACCCGCCCCGGGAATCCCAGGGGCATCACCGGCTGGAGCGATCTGGCCAAGCCCGGTGTCACGGTGGTGACCGCCAACCCGAAGACCTCCGGCGGCGCCCGCTGGAACTTCCTCGGCCTCTGGGGGTCGATCACCCAGACCGGCGGCTCGCCCCAGCAGGCGGAGGCCTACGTCACCAGCGTGTACAGCAAGGTGGACAACCTGCCCAAGGATGCGCGGGAAGCTTCCGACGTGTTCCTCAAGCGCGGCCAGGGGGATGTGCTGCTCAACTACGAGAATGAGGCGATCCTGGCCACCAGAAGCGACGGTCTGCGCGATCCCTTCGTGGTGCCCGAGCTGAACATCCGCATCGAGGGGCCTGTGGCCGTGGTGGACAGAAACGTGAACCGCAAGGGCACCCGTGAGGCCGCCGAAGCTCTGGCCGCCTACCTCTTCTCCGAGGAAGCCCAGACCATCTTTGCCGAGGAGGGCTTCCGGCCCACCAGCCCCACCGTGTGGGCGCGGGTGAAGGATCGCTTCGCACCGGTGAAGCGGTTCTTCTCGGTGCAGGATTTCGGCGGCTGGAGCCAGGTGAACGAGGAGTTCTTCGGCAAGGGCGGCCTCTGGGATCGCCTCTTCGCCAGGACGCGCTGA
- a CDS encoding IS3 family transposase (programmed frameshift), which translates to MKRTRHTAEQIIRKLKTADQLIAQGKTVADVCRVIEVTQPTYHRWRQQYGGMQAEEARRLTQLEKENARLKKLLAEAELEKAMLKDLGGGKLLSPERRRRAVTVLQERYRASERQACRVVGQHRSTQRHCGKVVDLEETKLRHRLREIAAEHIRWGRRMAYRLLRREGWTVNHKRVQRLWREEGLQRPTPRKRKRARPADGSVRRHRAQHPHQVWAMDFQFDATADGRRLKFLNVIDEHSRLCLAIRVGRRCKAKDVVTVLEELTSLYPAPAFIRSDNGPEFIAQALRDWCETNTTTSTAYIEPGSPWENGFAESFNGRFRDEFLNTELFTTAPEAQILADRWRWEYNTLRPHSALQGRTPMEAAQQGAAA; encoded by the exons ATGAAACGCACCAGGCACACAGCGGAGCAGATCATCCGCAAGCTCAAGACCGCCGACCAGCTGATTGCCCAGGGCAAGACCGTCGCCGATGTCTGCCGCGTCATCGAGGTGACGCAGCCGACGTATCACCGCTGGCGGCAGCAGTACGGCGGCATGCAGGCCGAGGAGGCCCGCCGGCTGACGCAGCTGGAGAAGGAGAACGCCCGGCTCAAGAAGTTGTTGGCAGAAGCCGAGTTGGAGAAGGCGATGCTCAAGGACCTTG GCGGAGGGAAACTTCTGAGCCCGGAACGCCGTCGCAGGGCCGTCACGGTCCTGCAGGAGCGTTACCGGGCATCAGAGCGCCAGGCCTGCCGTGTTGTGGGGCAGCACCGCAGCACCCAGCGCCATTGCGGGAAGGTCGTCGACCTGGAGGAGACCAAGCTTCGGCACCGCCTGAGGGAGATTGCAGCTGAGCACATCCGCTGGGGCCGCCGCATGGCCTACCGCCTGCTGCGTCGGGAGGGCTGGACCGTGAACCACAAGCGGGTGCAACGGCTCTGGCGGGAGGAGGGGCTGCAGCGGCCCACTCCCAGGAAGCGGAAGCGGGCACGGCCCGCCGACGGCTCGGTGAGGCGTCACCGGGCCCAGCATCCCCACCAGGTGTGGGCCATGGATTTCCAGTTCGATGCCACCGCCGATGGCCGCAGACTCAAGTTCCTGAACGTGATCGACGAGCACAGCCGCCTCTGCCTGGCGATCCGGGTGGGCAGGCGGTGCAAGGCCAAAGACGTGGTGACTGTGCTGGAGGAACTCACCAGCCTCTACCCGGCGCCAGCGTTCATCCGATCGGACAACGGCCCTGAGTTCATTGCCCAGGCTCTACGGGACTGGTGTGAGACCAATACCACCACCAGCACGGCCTACATCGAGCCAGGATCCCCGTGGGAGAACGGTTTTGCCGAGTCGTTCAACGGCCGGTTCCGGGATGAGTTCCTCAACACCGAGTTGTTCACCACAGCCCCGGAGGCTCAGATCCTGGCCGATCGCTGGCGATGGGAGTACAACACGCTCAGGCCACACTCGGCCCTCCAAGGGCGTACGCCCATGGAGGCAGCTCAACAAGGAGCTGCAGCATGA
- a CDS encoding ArsJ-associated glyceraldehyde-3-phosphate dehydrogenase encodes MKVGINGFGRIGRLVFRALWGRPGIELVHVNDRAGDAAAAAHLLAFDSVHGRWEHAVIAAAHGFQVDAQAISYSQADDPALVPWRQLGVELVLECSGKLKTPETLEPYIADLGVERVVVACPVKGAVAGAEVLNIVFGINHGLYDPSRHRVITAASCTTNCLAPVVQVVHESFGIRHGSITTLHDVTNTQVVVDGFKADLRRARSCLHSLIPTSTGSARAIGLIFPELQGRLNGHAVRVPLLNASLTDAVFELERPVSAEAVNAAFQAAAEGPLRGILGYETRPLVSVDFVNDSRSAVVDAPSTLVVNSTQLKVYAWYDNEWGYSCRLADLACHVAAAEGK; translated from the coding sequence ATGAAGGTGGGCATCAACGGCTTCGGCCGCATCGGCCGGCTCGTGTTCCGAGCCCTGTGGGGTCGGCCCGGCATCGAGCTGGTGCACGTGAACGACAGGGCCGGCGATGCGGCTGCCGCCGCCCACCTGCTGGCCTTCGACTCGGTGCACGGCCGCTGGGAGCACGCCGTGATTGCCGCTGCCCACGGATTCCAGGTGGACGCCCAGGCGATCAGCTATTCCCAGGCCGACGACCCGGCGCTGGTGCCCTGGCGCCAGCTGGGGGTGGAGCTGGTGCTGGAGTGCAGCGGCAAGCTCAAGACCCCCGAAACCCTCGAGCCCTACATCGCCGATCTGGGGGTGGAGCGGGTGGTCGTGGCCTGCCCGGTGAAGGGCGCCGTGGCCGGCGCGGAGGTGCTGAACATCGTGTTCGGCATCAACCACGGGCTCTACGACCCGAGCCGCCACCGGGTGATCACGGCCGCCTCCTGCACCACCAACTGCCTGGCGCCGGTGGTGCAAGTGGTGCACGAATCCTTCGGCATCCGCCACGGCTCGATCACCACCCTGCACGATGTGACCAACACCCAGGTGGTGGTGGATGGCTTCAAGGCCGACCTGCGCCGGGCCCGCTCCTGCCTGCACAGCCTGATCCCCACCAGCACCGGCTCGGCCCGGGCGATCGGCCTGATCTTCCCCGAACTGCAGGGCAGGCTCAACGGCCACGCGGTGCGGGTGCCGCTGCTCAACGCCTCCCTCACCGACGCGGTGTTCGAGCTGGAGCGGCCCGTGAGCGCCGAGGCGGTGAACGCCGCCTTCCAGGCGGCGGCCGAGGGCCCGCTGCGGGGAATCCTCGGCTACGAAACCCGGCCCCTGGTGTCGGTGGATTTCGTCAACGACAGCCGCAGCGCGGTGGTGGACGCCCCCTCCACGCTGGTGGTGAACAGCACCCAGCTGAAGGTCTACGCCTGGTACGACAACGAGTGGGGCTACAGCTGCCGCCTGGCCGATCTGGCCTGCCACGTGGCCGCGGCGGAGGGCAAGTGA
- a CDS encoding sulfate ABC transporter permease, with translation MRPLLRSLAEALPRPSASFLVPLIACLYVGVIILLPALEVVAGAFAKGLAPFLENVHSEELRSAVLLTLRCTLIAVPANTIFGLAAATAIARRQFPGKALLLSVIDLPFSISPVVVGLMLVLLYSPTNGLLGGIVSSLGWQIIFSWPGMALATIIVTFPFMAREVIPLLEEEGWDQEEAARTLGASNWQVFWKVTLPSVRWAVVYGLILTTARALGEFGAVAVVSGNIAGQTQTLPLFVEDAYKQYNTELAYGAALVLGGVGLVSLLLKLVVEQMLGQKHPQPGRSTAQRADTATETGWD, from the coding sequence ATGCGACCCCTGCTGCGCTCCCTGGCTGAAGCCCTGCCCCGCCCATCGGCCTCCTTCCTCGTTCCCCTGATCGCCTGCCTCTACGTGGGAGTGATCATCCTCCTGCCGGCCCTGGAGGTGGTGGCCGGGGCCTTCGCCAAGGGGCTGGCGCCCTTCCTGGAGAACGTCCACTCCGAGGAGCTGCGCTCCGCGGTGCTGCTCACCCTGCGCTGCACCCTGATCGCCGTGCCGGCCAACACGATCTTCGGGCTGGCGGCGGCCACCGCGATCGCCCGGCGCCAGTTCCCCGGCAAGGCCCTGCTGCTGAGTGTGATCGACCTGCCCTTCTCGATCTCGCCGGTGGTGGTGGGGCTGATGCTGGTGCTGCTCTACAGCCCCACCAACGGCCTGCTGGGCGGGATCGTGAGCAGCCTGGGCTGGCAGATCATCTTCTCCTGGCCGGGCATGGCGCTGGCCACGATCATCGTGACCTTCCCGTTCATGGCCCGGGAGGTGATTCCCCTGCTCGAAGAGGAGGGCTGGGATCAGGAGGAGGCGGCCCGCACCCTCGGTGCCAGCAACTGGCAGGTGTTCTGGAAGGTCACCCTGCCCTCGGTGCGCTGGGCGGTGGTGTACGGCCTGATCCTCACCACGGCTCGGGCCCTGGGGGAATTCGGCGCCGTGGCCGTGGTGAGCGGCAACATCGCCGGCCAGACCCAGACCCTGCCGCTGTTCGTGGAGGACGCCTACAAGCAGTACAACACCGAGCTGGCCTATGGCGCCGCCCTGGTGCTCGGCGGCGTGGGGCTGGTGTCGCTGCTGCTCAAGCTGGTGGTGGAGCAGATGCTGGGGCAGAAGCACCCGCAGCCAGGCAGGAGCACCGCCCAACGCGCAGACACAGCCACGGAAACCGGCTGGGATTGA
- a CDS encoding Rrf2 family transcriptional regulator has product MAFSAKMEYGLVALIELAAAHASRELVQAGELCRRHDLPERYVEQVLTRLRKGGYLTSIRGPRGGFQLTRSPERITIAELEQCLDGESTPERQGNRSNPAFQVLDRLAGRAEQARTALLASTTLAQLLLERDSLRQPAPMFYI; this is encoded by the coding sequence ATGGCCTTCAGCGCCAAGATGGAGTACGGCCTGGTGGCCCTGATCGAGCTCGCCGCAGCCCACGCCAGCCGCGAGCTGGTGCAGGCCGGCGAGCTCTGCCGCCGCCACGACCTGCCCGAGCGCTACGTGGAGCAGGTGCTCACGCGGCTGCGCAAGGGGGGCTACCTCACCAGCATCCGCGGGCCCCGTGGCGGGTTCCAGCTCACCCGCTCGCCCGAGCGGATCACGATTGCGGAGCTGGAGCAGTGCCTCGACGGCGAGTCCACCCCGGAGCGGCAGGGAAACCGGAGCAACCCCGCCTTCCAGGTGCTGGACCGTCTGGCCGGCAGGGCCGAGCAGGCCCGCACCGCGCTGCTGGCCTCCACCACCCTGGCCCAGCTGCTGCTGGAGCGCGACAGCCTGCGGCAGCCGGCCCCGATGTTCTACATCTGA
- a CDS encoding phospholipase D-like domain-containing protein, with protein sequence MDVHITLFSITDQLLAAALLELARDCPLLSLRILCDWCQGGPGSGRLIQSVLRLSLPNLEVRFKKDQPYLYDADTQSLKWSYKASRGLLHHKMLSVNRSGRPVLLAFGSYNWTARAAQQSYENLLVLRDDQPSRRAVMVRYELEFRELWCSPAASLSSQRSQEAAAHILSMYTKRPSTAPQSIAMEAFGDRGRLPPHLLDDLGQHELIEQDTRIAFSFRACDSSTPTHGMAAINHAQRFDLTKPSGRVKSVPLSMTVLSLDVIHRALQGERLLVAMFAFSRRVAEFSALLDAARRGVRIQVLTDRRTSAGFLREMGRHRDLQITIKTGQRFMHQKYVVHPASNTVVSGTANFTTDSLKRHAENRVLFNYDAKLCRAFEADFRRIWARLDRYRPSARH encoded by the coding sequence GTGGATGTGCACATCACGCTGTTTTCGATCACGGATCAGCTGCTGGCCGCGGCTCTGCTGGAGCTGGCCAGAGATTGTCCGCTGCTCTCCCTGCGCATCCTCTGCGATTGGTGCCAGGGGGGACCGGGTTCCGGGCGCCTGATCCAGAGCGTTCTGCGGCTGTCCCTTCCCAATCTGGAGGTGCGGTTCAAAAAAGATCAGCCCTATCTCTACGATGCCGATACGCAGTCCCTGAAGTGGTCGTACAAGGCGAGCCGGGGCCTGCTGCATCACAAGATGCTCTCGGTGAACAGGAGCGGCAGGCCGGTACTTCTGGCCTTTGGCAGTTACAACTGGACGGCGCGTGCCGCCCAGCAGAGCTACGAGAATCTGCTGGTTCTGCGCGATGATCAGCCGTCCAGGCGTGCGGTGATGGTGCGGTATGAACTGGAGTTCCGGGAACTCTGGTGCTCTCCCGCGGCCAGCCTCTCATCGCAGCGGAGCCAGGAAGCGGCCGCCCACATCCTCAGCATGTACACAAAGCGGCCCTCCACGGCGCCCCAGAGCATCGCGATGGAGGCCTTCGGTGATCGGGGACGTCTTCCTCCCCATCTGTTGGATGATCTGGGGCAGCATGAACTGATCGAGCAGGACACCCGCATTGCCTTCAGTTTTCGCGCCTGCGACTCGTCGACGCCAACCCATGGCATGGCGGCGATCAATCACGCCCAGCGTTTCGACCTCACCAAGCCGTCGGGACGGGTGAAGTCGGTGCCTCTTTCCATGACTGTTCTCTCGCTGGATGTGATCCACCGTGCCCTGCAGGGGGAGAGATTGCTTGTGGCGATGTTCGCCTTCTCGCGCCGCGTGGCGGAATTCAGCGCCCTGCTCGATGCGGCACGCCGAGGCGTTCGGATTCAAGTGCTCACGGATCGCCGAACCAGCGCTGGTTTTCTGCGGGAGATGGGGCGCCACCGCGATCTGCAGATCACGATCAAGACCGGGCAGCGCTTCATGCACCAGAAGTATGTGGTTCATCCGGCCAGCAACACCGTGGTGAGCGGAACCGCCAACTTCACAACGGATTCGTTGAAACGCCACGCGGAGAACCGTGTGTTGTTCAATTACGATGCCAAGCTATGCCGTGCCTTTGAGGCTGACTTCCGGCGGATCTGGGCTCGGCTGGATCGCTACCGACCCAGCGCCAGGCATTGA
- a CDS encoding SDR family oxidoreductase — MATTLITGANRGIGTEYCRQLQARGDTVIAVCRTPSPELESLGVRIEPGVDITSPEAIADLVRRLDGLPLDLVIHNAGILERTSLENLDPESLRRQFAVNALGPLQLSRALLPQLHPGAKLVLMTSRMGSIADNSSGGSYGYRMSKVALCMAGKSLAIDLKPRGIAVAILHPGLVRTRMTGFTPQGIPPEEAVRGLLQRIDGLSLENSGTFWHANGEVLPW; from the coding sequence ATGGCGACAACCCTGATCACCGGTGCCAACCGCGGCATCGGCACCGAATACTGCCGCCAGCTGCAGGCCCGGGGCGACACGGTGATCGCGGTGTGCCGCACCCCCTCCCCCGAGCTGGAGAGCCTGGGGGTGCGGATCGAGCCGGGGGTGGACATCACCTCCCCTGAAGCCATCGCCGATCTGGTTCGGCGCCTCGACGGCCTGCCGCTGGATCTGGTGATCCACAACGCCGGCATCCTGGAGCGCACCAGCCTGGAGAACCTCGATCCGGAGAGCCTCCGGCGCCAGTTCGCGGTGAATGCCCTGGGGCCGCTGCAGCTCAGCCGCGCCCTGCTGCCCCAGCTGCATCCGGGCGCGAAGCTGGTGCTGATGACCAGCCGCATGGGCTCGATCGCCGACAACAGCTCCGGCGGCTCCTACGGCTACCGGATGTCGAAGGTGGCCCTTTGCATGGCCGGCAAGTCGCTGGCGATCGACCTGAAGCCCCGCGGCATCGCCGTGGCGATCCTGCACCCGGGGCTGGTGCGCACCCGCATGACCGGCTTCACCCCCCAGGGGATCCCTCCGGAAGAGGCGGTGCGGGGCCTGCTGCAGCGCATCGACGGGCTCAGCCTGGAGAACAGCGGCACCTTCTGGCACGCCAATGGCGAGGTGCTGCCCTGGTGA
- a CDS encoding sulfate/molybdate ABC transporter ATP-binding protein → MGIRVAGVCKEFGSFRAVDHVSLDVDTGSLVALLRLIAGLEQADAGRVWITGEEATTRSVQERQVGFVFQHFALFKHRTVRQNVGFGLELRGWKHEAIRRRVDELLELVQLQGFGNRYPSQLSGGQRQRVALARALAVQPRVLLLDEPFSALDAQVRKELRAWLRHLHEEMHVTTVIVTHDQEEAMEVADRIVVMNRGRIEQIGTPAQIYDQPASPFVMRFVGAVNVLPPHIPLAGAAQQPAKDCGPGGQLFIRPHDLELHRLPREGSVPAVLRRLTHLGRDIQAELTLASGELVIAQLPRERIDHRSLRPGDALHITSRDSRTFVPDFAI, encoded by the coding sequence ATGGGTATCCGCGTTGCTGGCGTGTGCAAGGAGTTCGGCTCCTTCCGGGCGGTGGACCATGTGAGCCTCGATGTGGACACCGGCTCCCTGGTGGCCCTGCTGCGGCTGATCGCCGGCCTGGAGCAGGCCGATGCCGGCCGGGTGTGGATCACCGGCGAGGAGGCCACCACCCGCTCGGTGCAGGAGCGCCAGGTGGGCTTCGTGTTCCAGCACTTCGCCCTGTTCAAGCACCGCACCGTGCGCCAGAACGTGGGTTTCGGGCTGGAGCTGCGCGGCTGGAAGCACGAGGCGATCCGCCGGCGCGTCGATGAGCTGCTGGAGCTGGTGCAGCTGCAGGGCTTCGGCAACCGCTACCCCTCCCAGCTCTCCGGCGGCCAGCGCCAGCGGGTCGCCCTGGCCCGGGCCCTGGCGGTGCAGCCGCGGGTGCTGCTGCTCGATGAGCCCTTCAGTGCCCTCGACGCCCAGGTGCGCAAGGAGCTGCGGGCCTGGCTGCGCCATCTCCACGAGGAGATGCACGTCACCACGGTGATCGTGACCCACGACCAGGAGGAGGCCATGGAGGTGGCCGATCGGATCGTGGTGATGAACCGGGGCCGGATCGAGCAGATCGGCACCCCGGCCCAGATCTACGACCAGCCCGCCAGTCCGTTCGTGATGCGGTTCGTGGGGGCGGTGAATGTGCTGCCGCCGCACATTCCCCTGGCCGGTGCCGCCCAGCAGCCAGCGAAGGACTGCGGGCCAGGGGGCCAGCTGTTCATTCGACCCCACGATCTCGAGCTGCATCGCCTGCCGCGGGAGGGGAGCGTGCCGGCGGTGCTGCGCCGCCTCACGCACCTGGGGCGTGACATCCAGGCCGAGCTCACCCTGGCCAGCGGTGAGCTGGTGATCGCCCAGCTGCCGCGCGAGCGGATCGACCATCGCAGCCTGCGGCCCGGGGATGCCCTCCACATCACCAGCCGCGATTCCCGCACCTTCGTGCCGGACTTTGCCATCTGA
- a CDS encoding class II glutamine amidotransferase, whose protein sequence is MCELLGLNANTPTDMGFSFRGLSRRGGGTGEHADGWGLASFTPDDQGLTLLREEAPAAFSALADQLAERSPRALVSIAHIRKATRGEVALENCHPFSRRWRGQTWVFAHNGDLRGEIPLGHRYRPFGSTDSEAAFCWILEQLEQAGADPLDPGAIFDQLHGLAAHLAERGTFNALVSNGQWLFATATSRLHWLTRRAPFRRATLADSSWQVDFSALTTATDVVTILSTEPLTSDEQWHSFQAGESLLLCAGEVQRRGRHGVRPGVAPACAAEVHPGCPPLG, encoded by the coding sequence ATGTGTGAACTGCTGGGCCTCAACGCCAACACCCCCACCGACATGGGCTTTTCCTTCCGGGGGCTCAGCCGGCGGGGCGGCGGCACCGGCGAGCACGCCGATGGCTGGGGCCTGGCCAGCTTCACGCCGGATGACCAGGGCCTCACCCTGCTGCGGGAGGAGGCCCCGGCCGCCTTCTCCGCCCTGGCGGATCAGCTGGCGGAACGTTCGCCCCGGGCCCTGGTGAGCATCGCCCACATCCGCAAGGCCACCCGCGGGGAGGTGGCGCTGGAGAACTGCCATCCCTTCTCCCGCCGCTGGCGGGGGCAGACCTGGGTGTTCGCCCACAACGGCGATCTGCGCGGAGAGATCCCCCTGGGCCACCGCTACCGCCCGTTCGGCTCCACCGACAGTGAGGCCGCCTTCTGCTGGATTCTCGAGCAGCTGGAGCAAGCCGGTGCGGATCCCCTGGATCCCGGCGCCATCTTCGACCAGTTGCATGGCCTCGCTGCGCACCTGGCCGAGCGGGGCACCTTCAATGCCCTGGTCAGCAATGGCCAGTGGCTGTTCGCCACCGCCACCAGCCGGTTGCACTGGCTCACGCGCCGGGCCCCGTTCCGCCGGGCCACCCTCGCCGATTCCTCCTGGCAGGTGGATTTCTCCGCTCTCACCACTGCCACGGATGTGGTGACGATCCTGAGCACCGAACCGCTCACTTCCGACGAGCAGTGGCACAGCTTCCAGGCCGGTGAGTCGTTGCTCCTCTGCGCCGGTGAGGTGCAGAGAAGGGGTCGCCATGGGGTGAGGCCGGGGGTTGCGCCGGCTTGTGCTGCCGAAGTGCACCCCGGTTGCCCACCGCTTGGCTAG
- a CDS encoding Hsp20/alpha crystallin family protein has translation MALLKRESLRDVEDLFDRYTLSLPWPFGRSSLPLAGTALQDWHPRVDISESDQGYEVRADIPGVRKDDLKVTLQDGVLTIQGERHQEQKHESERMHRVERSYGSFSRSFHLPEDADADAMSASASDGQLTVTVPRKGPAPGADPVQIPVQ, from the coding sequence ATGGCGCTCTTGAAACGCGAATCCCTCAGAGACGTCGAAGATCTCTTCGACCGCTACACCCTCTCGCTGCCCTGGCCCTTCGGCCGCAGCAGCTTGCCCCTGGCGGGCACGGCCCTGCAGGACTGGCACCCGCGGGTGGACATCTCCGAATCCGACCAGGGCTATGAGGTGCGGGCCGACATTCCCGGCGTCCGCAAGGACGACCTCAAGGTGACCCTGCAGGACGGCGTGCTCACCATCCAGGGCGAACGGCACCAGGAGCAGAAGCACGAGAGCGAGCGCATGCACCGCGTGGAGCGCAGCTACGGCAGCTTCAGCCGCAGCTTCCATCTCCCCGAGGATGCCGATGCCGACGCGATGAGTGCCAGCGCCAGCGATGGCCAGCTCACCGTGACGGTGCCCCGCAAGGGCCCTGCCCCCGGTGCTGATCCGGTGCAGATTCCGGTGCAGTAG